The following are encoded in a window of Mycobacterium sp. ELW1 genomic DNA:
- a CDS encoding phosphatidylinositol mannoside acyltransferase, with product MPRTDLLSDLGYAAGWRVVRAMPEFVARNAFDAGAWYAAQGGGPEQLRKNLARVIGTTPAEVPDSLVRASLASYARYWREAFRLPTMDHKALGAQIDKAVTGKEHLEAALAAGRGAILALPHSGNWDMAGVWMVQTHGPFTTVAERLKPESLYKRFLDYRESLGFEVLPLTGGERPAYEVLVERLRANGMVCLMAERDLSRSGVPVDLFGEATRMPAGAAKLAIETGAALVPVHSWFTDDGWVVDFYPELDCSSGDVGEITQALADRFGANIAEHPEDWHMMQPQWLADLSDERQARLRDGEGPS from the coding sequence CTGCCACGCACCGACCTCCTTAGTGACCTCGGCTATGCCGCGGGGTGGCGGGTGGTGCGGGCTATGCCGGAATTCGTGGCGCGCAACGCTTTCGACGCCGGAGCCTGGTATGCGGCGCAAGGCGGAGGTCCCGAGCAGCTGCGCAAGAATCTGGCCCGGGTCATCGGCACCACACCCGCCGAGGTGCCGGACTCGCTGGTTCGTGCTTCGCTGGCCTCCTACGCCCGATATTGGCGGGAGGCCTTCCGGTTGCCGACGATGGACCACAAAGCGCTGGGCGCCCAAATTGATAAGGCGGTGACCGGCAAGGAGCACCTGGAGGCCGCGCTGGCCGCCGGGCGTGGCGCGATCCTCGCGCTGCCGCACAGCGGCAATTGGGATATGGCCGGGGTGTGGATGGTGCAGACCCACGGACCGTTCACCACTGTCGCCGAGCGCCTCAAGCCGGAGTCGCTGTACAAGCGCTTCCTCGATTACCGCGAAAGCCTCGGTTTCGAGGTGCTGCCGCTGACCGGCGGCGAAAGACCCGCCTACGAGGTGCTCGTCGAACGGCTGCGGGCCAACGGCATGGTGTGCCTGATGGCCGAGCGCGATCTGAGCCGCTCAGGCGTGCCCGTCGATCTGTTCGGGGAGGCCACGCGCATGCCGGCCGGTGCTGCCAAGCTGGCGATCGAGACCGGCGCGGCCCTGGTGCCCGTGCACTCCTGGTTCACCGACGACGGCTGGGTCGTCGACTTCTATCCCGAGCTGGACTGCTCCAGCGGCGACGTCGGCGAGATCACCCAGGCCCTGGCCGACCGGTTCGGCGCGAATATCGCTGAGCATCCCGAGGATTGGCACATGATGCAGCCGCAGTGGCTGGCCGACCTGTCCGATGAGCGGCAGGCCCGCTTGAGGGATGGAGAAGGCCCGAGCTGA
- the pgsA gene encoding phosphatidylinositol phosphate synthase gives MSDFYLMTRAAYAKLSTPVAKGALKIGLTPDMVTIIGTAGSVLAALIMFPIGQLWWGSVAVFVFVLADMLDGAMARQRGGGTRFGAVLDATCDRISDGAIFCGLLWWVAFSMHSSSLAVATMICLVTSQVISYVKARAEASGLEGGGGLIERPERLIIVLVGAGFSDLPFFPMPVVLPIAMWLLAVTSLVTVGQRVHSVRSSPGAMDKIAPAAPQPVGDETEGTEP, from the coding sequence GTGAGCGACTTCTACCTGATGACCCGCGCGGCGTACGCCAAGCTCAGCACGCCGGTGGCGAAGGGGGCGCTCAAGATCGGGCTGACCCCCGACATGGTGACGATCATCGGCACCGCGGGTTCGGTGCTGGCCGCGCTCATCATGTTCCCGATCGGTCAGCTCTGGTGGGGCTCGGTGGCCGTGTTCGTCTTCGTCCTGGCCGACATGCTCGACGGCGCGATGGCACGCCAGCGCGGCGGCGGCACCCGGTTCGGGGCGGTCCTCGATGCCACCTGCGACCGGATCAGCGACGGCGCGATCTTCTGCGGGCTGCTGTGGTGGGTGGCGTTCAGCATGCACAGCTCGTCGTTGGCGGTGGCCACGATGATCTGCCTGGTGACCTCGCAGGTGATCTCCTACGTCAAGGCCCGCGCGGAGGCCAGCGGTCTCGAGGGCGGCGGCGGTCTGATCGAGCGGCCCGAACGGCTGATCATCGTTCTGGTCGGCGCCGGCTTCTCCGACCTCCCGTTCTTCCCGATGCCGGTGGTGTTGCCGATCGCGATGTGGCTGCTGGCGGTGACCAGCCTGGTGACGGTCGGCCAGCGGGTGCACTCGGTGCGTTCCAGCCCGGGCGCCATGGACAAGATCGCGCCGGCCGCGCCACAGCCGGTCGGCGACGAAACCGAAGGCACCGAGCCGTGA
- a CDS encoding HIT domain-containing protein, producing MADNAEAFIDRGAGEPDRLQRLWTPHRMNYILDVPAKKAEGGSAGSAGSSEPFSLIPTLPDEDGLVVARGEQVYVVLNLYPYNPGHLMVVPYRRVSELEDLSTGESAELMAFTQKAIRVIKSVSSPDGFNVGLNLGKSAGGSLAEHLHMHVVPRWAGDANFITVVGETKVIPQLLRDTRKLLADEWVAQP from the coding sequence GTGGCTGACAACGCGGAGGCGTTCATCGATCGAGGCGCGGGCGAGCCCGACCGCCTGCAGCGGCTGTGGACACCGCACCGGATGAACTACATCCTCGACGTCCCCGCGAAGAAGGCCGAAGGCGGATCGGCGGGTTCCGCTGGATCTTCGGAGCCGTTCAGCTTGATACCCACCCTGCCCGACGAGGACGGTCTGGTGGTGGCCCGCGGCGAGCAGGTCTACGTCGTGCTCAATCTCTACCCGTACAACCCGGGCCATCTGATGGTGGTGCCGTACCGGCGGGTGTCGGAGCTGGAGGATCTGTCCACCGGCGAGAGCGCTGAGCTGATGGCGTTCACCCAGAAGGCGATTCGTGTCATCAAGTCGGTGTCGAGCCCGGACGGCTTCAACGTCGGGCTCAACCTCGGCAAGTCCGCCGGGGGGTCGCTCGCCGAACACCTGCACATGCATGTGGTGCCCCGCTGGGCCGGCGACGCGAATTTCATCACCGTCGTCGGTGAGACAAAGGTGATCCCGCAGCTGCTGCGCGATACCCGCAAGCTGCTGGCCGACGAATGGGTGGCGCAGCCGTGA
- the thrS gene encoding threonine--tRNA ligase — MTAPAHPAPAAPIRVPAGTTAGAAVRDAGLPSRGEPGAIVVVRDGEGKLRDLSWTPDVDVEVIPVAADTEDGRSVIRHSAAHVLAQAVQELFPQAKLGIGPPITDGFYYDFDVPEAFTPEDLEKLEKRMQKIVKDGQLFSRRVYESKDQARAELADEPYKLELVSGDLTKSDDPEVMEVGGDELTAYDNLNPRTRERVWGDLCRGPHIPTTKYIPAFKLTRSSAAYWRGDQNNASLQRIYGTAWESQEALDRHLELIEEAQRRDHRRLGVELDLFSFPDELGSGLPVFHPKGGIIRRELEDYSRRKHEQAGYEFVNTPHITKEQLYITSGHLEWYADGMFPPMHIDAEFDEAGKLRKPGQDYYLKPMNCPMHHLIYRSRGRSYRELPLRLFEFGSVYRYEKSGVVHGLTRVRGMTQDDAHIYTTREQMRDELASLLRFVLDLLADYGLDDFYLELSTRNPEKSVGSDEMWEEATETLRQVAEESGLQLVPDPGGAAFYGPKISVQVKDALGRSWQMSTIQLDFNMPDRFELEYTAADGTRQRPVLIHRALFGSIERFFGVLTEHYAGAFPVWLAPVQVVGIPVADAHIPYLEDVAAELKSQGIRVEVDTSDDRMAKKIVNHTNQKVPFMLLAGDRDVEAGAVSFRFGDRTQINGVPRAQAAATIKKWIGERENAVPTAELVKVDGG, encoded by the coding sequence ATGACCGCCCCCGCACACCCCGCCCCAGCAGCACCGATCCGGGTGCCTGCCGGGACTACCGCGGGCGCTGCGGTGCGCGACGCAGGACTGCCGAGCCGCGGCGAACCCGGCGCGATCGTCGTGGTGCGCGACGGCGAGGGCAAGCTGCGTGACCTGAGCTGGACGCCGGACGTCGACGTCGAGGTGATCCCGGTGGCCGCCGACACCGAGGACGGCCGCAGCGTGATCCGGCACTCGGCTGCCCACGTTCTGGCGCAGGCCGTGCAGGAACTCTTCCCGCAGGCCAAGCTCGGCATCGGCCCGCCGATCACCGACGGCTTCTACTACGACTTCGACGTGCCCGAGGCGTTCACGCCCGAGGACCTGGAGAAGCTCGAGAAGCGGATGCAGAAGATCGTCAAGGACGGTCAGCTGTTCTCGCGCCGGGTCTACGAGTCCAAGGACCAAGCCCGTGCCGAACTCGCCGATGAGCCCTACAAGCTCGAGCTCGTCTCTGGAGATCTGACCAAGTCCGACGATCCTGAAGTCATGGAGGTCGGTGGCGACGAGTTGACCGCCTACGACAACCTGAATCCCCGGACGCGGGAACGGGTTTGGGGTGACCTGTGCCGCGGCCCGCACATTCCGACCACCAAGTACATCCCCGCGTTCAAGCTCACCCGCAGTTCGGCGGCGTACTGGCGCGGCGACCAGAACAACGCCAGCCTGCAACGTATCTACGGCACGGCCTGGGAATCGCAGGAAGCCCTGGACCGCCACCTCGAACTGATCGAGGAGGCGCAGCGTCGCGACCACCGCCGGCTCGGCGTCGAGCTGGACCTGTTCAGCTTCCCCGACGAATTAGGCTCCGGCCTACCGGTTTTCCACCCCAAGGGCGGCATCATCCGACGCGAGCTCGAGGACTATTCGCGCCGCAAGCACGAGCAGGCCGGCTACGAGTTCGTCAACACCCCGCATATCACCAAAGAACAGCTCTACATCACCTCCGGCCACCTGGAGTGGTACGCCGACGGCATGTTCCCCCCAATGCACATCGACGCCGAGTTCGACGAGGCCGGCAAGCTGCGCAAGCCGGGGCAGGATTACTACCTCAAGCCGATGAACTGCCCGATGCACCACCTGATCTACCGGTCGCGGGGGCGGTCGTATCGGGAACTTCCGTTGCGGCTCTTCGAATTCGGCTCGGTGTACCGCTACGAGAAGTCCGGCGTGGTGCACGGGCTGACCCGGGTGCGGGGCATGACCCAGGACGACGCCCACATCTACACCACCCGCGAGCAGATGCGCGACGAGTTGGCCTCGCTGCTGCGGTTCGTGCTCGACCTGCTCGCCGACTACGGCCTCGACGACTTCTATCTGGAGCTCTCCACCCGGAATCCGGAGAAGTCCGTCGGCTCCGACGAAATGTGGGAAGAGGCCACCGAGACGCTGCGGCAGGTCGCCGAAGAATCCGGTCTGCAGCTGGTTCCCGACCCCGGTGGCGCCGCGTTCTACGGGCCGAAGATCTCCGTTCAGGTCAAGGATGCGCTGGGCCGCAGCTGGCAGATGTCGACAATCCAGCTGGACTTCAACATGCCGGACCGGTTCGAGCTGGAGTACACCGCTGCCGACGGCACCCGTCAGCGCCCTGTGTTGATACACCGCGCACTGTTCGGCTCGATCGAGCGGTTCTTCGGGGTGCTCACCGAGCACTACGCCGGAGCCTTCCCGGTGTGGCTCGCGCCGGTACAGGTGGTCGGCATCCCCGTCGCCGACGCTCACATCCCGTACCTGGAAGACGTTGCCGCCGAGCTGAAGTCGCAGGGCATTCGGGTCGAGGTCGACACGAGCGATGACCGGATGGCCAAGAAGATCGTCAATCACACCAATCAGAAGGTGCCGTTCATGCTTCTCGCGGGGGACCGCGACGTCGAGGCCGGCGCGGTGAGCTTCCGGTTCGGGGACCGCACCCAGATCAACGGCGTACCCCGGGCGCAGGCGGCCGCAACCATCAAGAAGTGGATCGGCGAGCGCGAGAATGCCGTCCCCACAGCCGAACTGGTCAAGGTCGACGGTGGCTGA